TGTCAAGACCTGagtcacctgacctgacataGCCATCTGCGAGGACCTTCCGCTCAAATACTAAAAGTCTGTTCACACAATGGACCGTTGAAGGCGCTCTAAAGTGTGGCTGCATTTTGCGAAATCACAAAAAGACAAATCTAAGTGTAATTATTGTGACAATCTATTATGTTGCAAGACGGGTGTCACCAGCAATATGGCAAAGCATCGATTGGTACGATTGGTTCATCGTATCGAATTATAAGAATGCACCCTGTTTGATGCGTTGCGCATCCCGAGTGCCCACACTGCCGACTCTGAGTGTTCATCATTAGCCGCCGATGACACTAGTGCGCCCCGGGGACAATGCCGGAGCCATGTGCACATCAATGgtacatcattttttttgcgcaataaaatcatcctacctgtttattttatactgctatgGGAATCTGATAGTGTATTTCCggtgttaaatcattctacatatttatttaaaactggtagtacaatttgatagggtattgcactgtaaattaatcctacatgtttattttatgctggtaggaaaatctgacagggtatttacggtgtacacttattttatgtgtttattttaagctggTAGGACtgtctgacagggtattttgcattgtaaaatcatcctgtttatttttgtctatgtggtttagattatattaagttttgctCTGCGGTAGGAAAATATGACAGGGTAGGactattagggctgtcacgattatgaaatttgattgacgattaattgtctaataaatcattgcgattatggcgattgattgtctgttttagggctttggcgattatgatgattaattgtctgttttagagctttgacatttaattctcattcatttttgatttagcgattgaaacgaccatattgttctgaatacaagactatgtttttttcttggaaatacatcggaaaaaattgggtcatcatatatttaaggtttaggcttttacctgtcaataatacaaccgccaaatacttgtaaattaagtaaattgatcaggaggaattgaagccaccattaaaatactatcagtcatatataagcttctagtctgtttttttctcacttgcaagactacagtaaaattttacttgtgtgttaatgaaattttggtagactggttttcacactgagatttgcttaaataatattaaattgtactgcaggtaatttgtatatgttttaggttttttttaagtgattgtgttgtggtggtacattttacaagtattaccatgctttagtatcaatatatacactaaaatatgcaatatgcagatgcactacagctccccctagtgtcttctatagagatgtgcgataattgtgatgatccgaaatcatcgcgatgaggtcaaacaatcgcgatgagacgattatttaataatcgtgataGCCCTAAGGACAATTCTACAGAAAACCGGCAGATGATGCTACACGTGAGACCCCCTTCTCCCTCGATATGAAAGAAAGGCTCACACAGGAcactttttgtgtgttcagctgtaactaatggcacaaaataaatatttttgataacataactttacagaaatgctgtcaggaaataattaaataactgtttctcataacttgtccctaactacaatataagttatttcttattatatctgatcaaaactagcataaataaacgttatggggtaatttggctattaacatgcaacattaatttaactctgctcagatgaacgaaatgactcgaaaaaagattcgttcattttgctgaacgagattcaaacatccgaattgcaaaaatgactcgaacttcccatcactaaaggtttcgtaagacttgaaacaccaaagatttagtcaaaaccaacaagccacgcccacggatctgactcgaaagtaccgtccccggaagacagattaagcggcagacgggcagcttgaaacggagctctgaatacaccgtatatcatttacacacagaaacaagattgtatagtgttgctaatagctgatgtcagtaagcacgctatttagggcgcagaccaaagaaacgacgcgctgtcactttcagccgatcaaacccaaatagacgagaacgatgtaagtggtcgcttttgatcataggaacttcggcctacttatgtgattattttatgtgtctgtgacatgaataaacaaatgatgcgattaaaaacaccgttagagtctgtgtgtgtgtgcacgctagtgaaacccgccacagctcaagtacaaaagcttgtcattttacaaacgtcctctgcttatactttcacatataagatcattaatcgttttaaccgcggtttacttcccaccgctgcctcgagttcaacatggctgcgtatcaaatgtgtaacatgctcatcctccccgttatatgtgttgtgtgaaatctccccgcaccggggatgttaaattaaaattaaatttttaaattgcaggcttattaaaataatgggcgggaaactatagagatccgatcagttatccagatgtggaagccacttgttgacaagtgtaaacgcgctgtgtcctgattgtctgaagatccgatctgcttgttcggatcaccgagatcgcatgttaatgccaagtgtaaacacacccagagtcgactccctttttccccaagccaataactttgttattcgttcactttcggctttacaacttggcagactgtttacattcacacacagcaacattacacactgcatgaaatgtcattttaaggacattgtaatatttactctttaaaaaaaaccatttaaagtagtttaacaCAGAACAGCAACCTAATGAACACTTTCCCAAGCCACAGTATATCACAAGGCAGTTAGCCAAAAGTGAAGCTGACACTTAACTTGACCATGATTTTTGATTAGAATCACAGATATAGTTAATTTGGTCCtttatggtttgtttttaaagcaaacaCAAATCCCATAGTTTCCCAAAATATTTGCCTTGTGTAATTTTCTGAGCTGTTGGtttccttaaaaaaaattatatttaaacaatGCTGACAAATgaatatttagttttaagcagTATCATATATTTATACTCTAAAGAGCTGTTGATCAGAAATCAAACacattgggcctcatttatgagACAAGCGTATGACCGAAAAGTGGGTGTACAGTCGTTTCCAAGCaaaacttggcatttatcaaAATGGGTGTGAGCGGTTGCTACgatcaaatctcacgacaggtctcagTTCGTGTATGCAAGTTTTGAGATAGTGTGATGGTCTGTGTACGCTTTACCCTTTTGATAACTGAaaaggaataatgacaaatagaaagattaggttttttttcgtttagtataacaaatgtaaaaatagattccGATGCGATTTctcattttcattacatttataaaccATTTTATTTTCTAGCCTAATTATATgatcatttaattgtttgaaattacaaggttaaTGGGTGCTTcggtgtaaaaaaaactttaatgaGCTTTTAGGCTACTTCTAAGATAATTTACCACAgttaaaatgcacaattaaaagtaaaacatttaaaaacctacaataatcaatataattacaAGCAATGGGTAAGTTTACCTATTTGAAAGATGAtagcttctttgtttgacaaatatacattttattgaaaacagaaaacatgtttaaatgttttttttatttgtgcgatGTTCGATTGGGTGGAAGACGCACGCTGGGTCACAGCTCGAGGTTGCCTGGCTTTGTGTGACAGGCCGTTTTGTGGGGGCTGAAGACCGCTGGTCCTGCCTCTGacagatctgaaagagaaaaagtaaatgaagcaaacataaaactgtgtgtgcttgatttaagcagcctgaaatgcaagattagcaGCATTAGATTCTAAACCTTTATCCTGCTTAGAAACATGCATCTATCTATTCCGCCACAGACCATTTTTTCTTCAcctaaatgaagaaaactgtataaaagcatttacatataaacattattctATAATTGCGCCGCAAACATTATCAGTAATTTATatctacatttgtttttttacattaacacatttatGTAACTTAGTTTTTCATGCATTATACAACCAAAgtaatttaaagcaacaacaattcTTTCTGTGTATAAATAATAGTGTAAtacttataataaaatatttacaaaacataaatatccaataaaaaatacaaacctcgGCTGGAGTTCGGTTCATTACACCAACGCTGTTGACCGCAGCAGTGATCTCTTTCCAAACTTACTTTgattttcttttacattttaattttaatttctaAATTTTTTGGCTGGATTACGTTTctccatttctcaaaatctaGGAGTGAGGTGTCTACACCCTGAATTTATAGGGGCGTGCTGCGTGATATGTAATTACGACCGATATCAGCCGCCACATTTATCAAGGTACGATCATTCGTATGATGAAATTGGCGGTATACGAATATTTGATGAATCACACGTAAACCCTGATGTACTTGGTCATGATAATTGCAGTTCAAGTGCATGGCTGGCAGATCTACTACAGCAAAAAGCTGCTGGATGCGTGGTTCACCAACACACAGGacaaaaagaagaaataaaagaCTGCAGAATTATTGTGACTAACATGATTTCTGCCCACGGACCAACGCTCGTTTCTACgttagattgataaatgaggcccattaTGCTTATAACACTAGATCAAATTATGATTTACTTCACACATAGCACATGTATTCTCTTGTCTTTTTGTTTACAGCAAACTGTTTGTTGGAGGGTTGAGTTGGGACACAACTAAGAAAGACTTGAAAGATTACTTCACCAAGTTTGGAGAGGTGGTCGACTGTACACTAAAATTGGATCCTTTGACAGGCCGATCAAGAGGATTTGgctttgttctgtttaaagATGCAGAAAGTGTGGAAAAGGTACAGTGTTTGCACATCAATACTATTAAATATGTCAAGATATTATAACATGTTCTAATGGTGAGATAAATCTGCTGTGCACTTGCCAGGTTTTTATATGACTTGTTTCAGCCtctgtaaaatgtaatataaattgcaaaaatgtaatatggGTTTTGAAATAAAGCCATTAACTGATTACATCCATTCCTAATACATTTGCTTCCTGTCAAAGGTGATCACACAAAAGGAGCACAAACTTAATGGAAAAGTGATTGACCCTAAGAGGGCTAAAGCCATGAAGTCCAAAGAGCCTGTGAAGAAGATATTTGTAGGAGGTCTTTCCCCAGATACTCCAGAAGAGAAGATTAGAGAATACTTTGATGCTTTTGGAGAGGTATAGAAAAAGTGTATATTTCGTTGTgtcttaaaaaaagattaaagtcGTCCAGTGGCgtaacattgttttaaaaagtgGTGAGGACAAAGATAGGgtcagtgcattttttaattcatatcTGTAACATAGCTGAAAAAGCATGACTGGTCTACTCAAACTCACACAAATGTTAAACTCAACAATCAATATCcaaaatcataatttatttattttaggatTTAAGATGTTATATTCATGTTTGTAATTATATTCAAATGAGTGAAACAACaatacttaaataaataaaataactgtgTGCATATTCCTCATAGTGGGCGGGCCTATGTCAGTCAGGTCTATCCATTGGCTACTCTGCTGTGACTGTCAGTTTCAGCTCTCACGTAACACAGGAACCAGAAgtaacactgtacttttaaaataattaaatactgtgttgtcatacttgataaacactttttaatactttttatcggttatatatttgcaaaacccagtgacaagcaATAATAATGATctttggcaaaaaataaaaatcactaaatataaagatacaaggtttcagaaggacagcagtgacaAGCAGGATTTATAATGCacggggaaacagatggaaaataaacatgctaatttttattttcacttgttACTTTGCTTAAGTTAATTGCTGTATAACACATGACTTTCAAGATTGTGTTTTGCTTAAGAAAACATCTTATTCATATAAAACTATAGTTACAAcctttttcatttgatttagatttgcatgaaattcaaatacaaatacaatgtCCTGTCTTTTGCGCGCTTaaattcgtttttttaaatgtagacacataCAGTAGCAAGCATACTCAAATAAAGGGCTGCAAccttttttaaaaaaacaacatgttttcaTTCTTGTATTGTTGTTTCCCTCTTAAAATGTATCGCATCATTGTTTCCTCAATTTTGTATGCcgctttggacaaaagcgtctgctaaatgcctaaatgtaaatgtcccaccagcaaattacgcctatgatGCACTAGTGTGTGACGTTAATGACTGAGACAAACACCACagtatttatgtttgtttaattaaaatgtgtgtttcatCTGTGGATTCCTCCTAGGTGGAGTCCATTGAGCTGCCAATGGAGAATAAGACAAATAAAAGGCGTGGTTTCTGTTTCATAACGTTTAAAGAGGAGGAACCAGTAAAGAAAATTATGGAGAAAAAGTACCATAACATCGGTCTAAGCaaggtacagtgtttttcaGACCAGTATAAATGCTCTCTTGCTATTTAGGACCTGAAATTCATTGCAAGATTGTGGGtattgcaaaaaaaattaatcaTTTCCAAGTTAACATTGTTAGCAGGAAACATTGAATGTGTAAAGCTGTAGGTAGAAGTGATAAATGATTCCACAACTACAACTAACCTGTGCTCGTATTTTTAGTCAGTGATGCTCGCTGATGAtatattgaattgaatatatattttattatattcttttgcattacattaatgagattttggtggAGGATTAATTATACTAAAAAACTGGTTTATGTCTGTGATGGTGTTCTGAATGGTTATTTGTTCATCTGTTAATTTGTCTGCAGTGTGAGATCAAGGTGGCCATGTCAAAGGAGCAGtaccagcagcagcagcagtggGGCGGAAGAGTGGGCTACTCATCCAGATCTCGAGGGAGAGGCGGTATGGGCTGAGGCTTATTCTCTCTTTAACTTGAAATGCTAATAAAAGAAAGCCCTgtatatagagggtatgcattgacttcactttcccacgtgaacacgccgggacacgcccCCCTTGAGTGCCAGGTGTCCTTGGAtattcctgatattgtaagcagccattttgctgagtgttttgccactcaagggagcTTGTTTTGgtgtgttcacgtgggaaagtgacgtcaggtgcataccctctataggcATGTGGCTGTAGCACATTCTTGGTAACTGATGAAGCTTTTACCATCGTATACAATATTATCACAGTGATGGAGTACACTATAAAGACCATAAAACAAAGCCAAATACACATGTAACATTACATTCATGGCTTGTTGCTCATTACTGACAAATTACTTAAATATAAATTACTTTACGCTTGACTAAACTCTACACAGTACTTTAGAGTAGCCGTTATattatatacaggtgctggtcatataattagaatatcatcaaaaagttgatttatttcactaattccattcaaaaagtgaaacttgtatattatattcattcattacacacagactgatatatttcaaatgtttatttcttttaatttgatgattataactgacaactaatgaaaatcccaaattcagtatctcagaaaattagaatattacttaagaccaatacaaagaaaggatttttagaaatcttggccaactgaaaagtatgaacatgaaaagtatgagcatgtacagcactcaatacttagttggggctccttttgcctgaattactgcagcaatgcggcgtggcatggagtcgatcagtctgtggcactgctcaggtgttatgagaggccaggttgctctgatagtggccttcagctcttctgcattgttgggtctggcatatcgcatcttcctcttcacaataccccatagattttctatggggttaaggtcaggcgagtttgctggccaattaagaacagggataccatggtccttaaaccaggtactggtagctttggcactgtgtgcaggtgccaagtcctgttggaaaatgaaatctgcatctccataaagttggtcagcagcaggaagcatgaagtgctctaaaacttcctggtatacggctgcgttgaccttggacctcagaaaacacagtggaccaacaccagcagatgacatggcaccccaaaccatcactgactgtggaaactttacactggacctcaagcaacgtggattctgtgcctctcctctcttcctccagactctgggaccctgatttccaaaggaaatgcaaaatttactttcatcagagaacataactttggaccactcagcagcagtccagtcctttttgtctttagcccaggcgagacgcttctgatgcttcctgctgctgaccaactttatggagatgcagatttcattttccaacaggacttggcacctgcacacagtgccaaagctaccagtacctggtttaaggaccatggtatccctgttcttaattggccagcaaactcgcctgaccttaaccccatagaaaatctatggggtattgtgaagaggaagatgcgatatgccagacccaacaatgcagaagagctgaaggccactatcagagcaacctgggctctcataacacctgagcagtgccacagactgatcgactccatgccacgccgcattgctgcagtaattcaggcaaaaggagccccaactaagtattgagtgctgtacatgctcatacttttcatgttcatacttttcagttggccaagatttctaaaaatcctttctttgtattggtcttaagtaatattctaattttctgagatactgaatttgggattttcattagttgtcagttataatcatcaaattaaaagaaataaacatttgaaatatatcagtctgtgtgtaatgaatgaatataatatacaagtttcactttttgaatggaattagtgaaataaatcaactttttgatgatattctaattatatgaccagcacctgtatatatatataatatatatattgtatatcacATGTCTACATGTATATTACCAAAGTGACATAAGTCCCAATAAGTGTTTGTGGGGTAGgcatattttcatatttgaataaattttcCATTGAATTCATggaacatacacatacattttttaccATCCTTTTTTATGAAGTACCTTTTCTAACTCCTAAGGTATTATACAGGGTTGTGATAAAAGTATGGTGTCTGTTACAGGTCCCAATCAGAATTGGAACCAGGGATATGGGAATTACTGGAATCAAGGTTATGGAAATTACGGAAACTATGGCTACAACAATCAAGGCTATGGTGGATACGGGGGCTATGATTACTCGGGTTACAACAACTACTACGGCTATGGTGACTACAGCAGTATGTAATACTGTTTGTGAACGCAGATGAAAAACTAAGGATATATTGTATCGTGGATTGTTGGTACTCTTCTGGGACTGTGACGATTGTGCACTAAAATTTCTGCGCAGAATGCACATGCTTGTATCATACATGCCTATGCATAGAACTCTAGATTATTGCTTTAATTGCTTATGTCTCACAGGGAAGGCTTGCTTGCACAAAGCTATATTGTACATATGTATTATAATAACTATGGTGCTAAATAGAAAGGGATGTCTTAGCTTGAAAACACATTGTCAAAGTGCCTTGAATCCATTGGAAAAGAACTGTAAATCTGTAGGCCATGCAAAAATTGATCACTGCCCAATGGGcggttaaaaaaaataaaccattttcaaacattcattcatttactgcaCAAATTTTtgtctcttaccatatttacAGAGTACAGTACTTTGCAAAATGTTTGAGTACTATTAACGTAAGTATCTTGCAAGTATTACGTCAAAGTACGAGATGAATTCCATTTCGCCTTATTGCATTTTAGAGGGtgtattttgtcttttcttTAATCAAACATGgctttttaaaattcacattACTCAGAGATATTCTCAACATGGCATATGACAACATATTTAACTGCAGATGTTtgcattgtttgtgttttgtgctcCCACCTCTAGATCAGCAGAGCGGTTACGGCAAATCCCCAAGGCGAGGTGGCCATCTAAACAGTTACAAGCCATATTAACATATTTACGGCGCGATAAAAATTCAGGTATGTCATAGCGCTGCTTAATATAAGCCATTTTAGTTGATCCAAGTACTGTAATCTAcgttgtttaatttttttgtttttctttaaagtttCACAGCACCCTGAAGTGCTTTACAGTAGTGGTAACATAGAGACTTTGGTCTTTTTGGCAGTAATGTAACAGCTGGATTTTGGCTGTTTCTTGCCATTATGTAACTGTAAAAATTAACAGGTACAGTACTGCTAAATGGGTACCAGAAAATATGGATTTACCACGAAAGAAAACAGAAGATTGTTGTCTCCTAACTCTGACATATACCTTGTTTGTACCTGCCAGCGGGGACTTCTTGCAGGCCATGAGCTGACTTCACGATTCTCAGGCCCGCTCAATGCGGACAGGGTACGAGAGGCGTACGCTCTCGAATGCTCCCATTTGGTATGGTCTTCCAACATCCTGTATACGaattgtaaacaaacaacaactacagcaacaaaaacataaaaaggaCACATCAAGCTTtaacgtttttgtttttttatgttcctTTTAAAACTTATTGCGATTGGTTCCATGTAGTAATACGTTATAATTTACTGCCATTTTTTACAGGCGCCTTCAAGTAATGGTAAAATATggaaaaatacaattaatttattaactGTTCACTTTTTGAAGGATACGGCTTTCTTTGGACTTTCTCCAGTGGTAATATGCACTTCTAATCTTACCTGTAATTGCTTGCTTTTCCTTATTTGTAGCTCGAGTAGCTGTAATATCCTGTAGTCCATGAGCTAAAAGCTGGTTTGTACTTGGATGCCGCTGCGCTGGAGAAgtgctttttttacatttgcattgtGTGATTTTCTACTGACAGCGGTGGACAAAGCTTTACCTGTAAACAATGTTAATTTCATctaacaaattttcttttttttaaccttttaaaatctTGAAAGGGACATATTGTCTATGGGAACTTCGCTTGAAATgctttccttttttgttttaatttcaatCAAATGAAAGTGTTGCATTAAATGTTATGAACTCAGTTTTCAAATTATTATGCTGGTTGCACAACAACGTTTTTTAGCTAATGGACTTatcttgtattttttgtatatcCTATTCTAGTCATTTCTTGCCTCcgtattaaaattattaagaAATGGGATtcctttacattttatatagttttgtttttctaaaacattattaatcttttcttttttgtttttcagagtGTGAGACGCATGAAGGCCAAGACTGAGAGGAGAAAGCAAGATGTCAAGACATGTTAAAAATGGAGTTGGTCAACACATTACTACATTTATTATGCACAGTCATGAGAATTAGTCTTAGATTGCCAATTCATTTTCCAGTTCATTCAAAGCAGAAATTACATTGAAGTGTTTGATTATGAACCCTTTTTTTGTTGAATTTGTTTGCAGTTTGTTGTTCCCGAGTTTGTGGTAGCTTATCAAATCTAAATTAGTGAAATGATTCAAAGAAGCCACATCATTTAAAAGTTATTTGTATacaaattattaatttattgctAACATCATGTAGgccatttaacatttatttcatatttcagtATTTTGCTACAGAGTTATGTAAGCCATTGAACAGTACAATGGATGAAATAAAGTATATCAGCTTAAAGTCAGTCAACTTTTCTTcactgattaaataaataaattacccaaacatgtaatcatttattcaccctttatGTTGTTTCGTTAAAAAAAGGTAAATATCTGGATATCAGTCCATGTATTTGCTGTCAGGCTCATAAATGTATCAGTCTGCACTTTAAATTGTTGAATGATATCAATAACAAAATATGCCAAGATGATAGTCAGTACCCATTAACATTAATATACTAATTTC
The Triplophysa rosa unplaced genomic scaffold, Trosa_1v2 scaffold287_ERROPOS314419, whole genome shotgun sequence DNA segment above includes these coding regions:
- the hnrnpd gene encoding heterogeneous nuclear ribonucleoprotein D0 isoform X1; protein product: MSEDQTLGEDPLMMMKNMEEDDGEALGEEQITGVSGTDDGGQGETEGSKIDASKNEEDEGKLFVGGLSWDTTKKDLKDYFTKFGEVVDCTLKLDPLTGRSRGFGFVLFKDAESVEKVITQKEHKLNGKVIDPKRAKAMKSKEPVKKIFVGGLSPDTPEEKIREYFDAFGEVESIELPMENKTNKRRGFCFITFKEEEPVKKIMEKKYHNIGLSKCEIKVAMSKEQYQQQQQWGGRVGYSSRSRGRGGPNQNWNQGYGNYWNQGYGNYGNYGYNNQGYGGYGGYDYSGYNNYYGYGDYSNQQSGYGKSPRRGGHLNSYKPY
- the hnrnpd gene encoding heterogeneous nuclear ribonucleoprotein D0 isoform X2, giving the protein MSEDQTLGEDPLMMMKNMEEDDGEALGEEQITGVSGTDDGGQGETEGSKIDASKNEEDEGKLFVGGLSWDTTKKDLKDYFTKFGEVVDCTLKLDPLTGRSRGFGFVLFKDAESVEKVITQKEHKLNGKVIDPKRAKAMKSKEPVKKIFVGGLSPDTPEEKIREYFDAFGEVESIELPMENKTNKRRGFCFITFKEEEPVKKIMEKKYHNIGLSKCEIKVAMSKEQYQQQQQWGGRVGYSSRSRGRGGPNQNWNQGYGNYWNQGYGNYGNYGYNNQGYGGYGGYDYSGYNNYYGYDQQSGYGKSPRRGGHLNSYKPY